Proteins co-encoded in one Bacillus sp. FSL H8-0547 genomic window:
- a CDS encoding ABC-2 family transporter protein has translation MLKRYTKLYYIFAKNHIKVMMEYRVDFFIGVISVMLQQFASIFFVKVVFDHIEQINGWTFYEILFIYGIAATGRSLHHIFFDNLWTLGWQYVRPGQMDRLLIRPINPLFHVCADRLQQDGLGQLVIGILILAAAFPQLDLAFGFADWLMLVVMIVSSGLIYIAINLFFATFSFWMIDSLPIVYAVFNLSEFAKYPMTIYNKTIRVFLTWVIPYGFTAFYPAAWFLDREGYAFVGILSPLVGLVSIALAYVFWLYGLRAYASTGT, from the coding sequence ATGCTCAAACGGTATACCAAGCTGTATTATATTTTTGCGAAAAATCACATTAAGGTCATGATGGAATACAGGGTGGATTTTTTCATCGGGGTGATCAGCGTGATGCTTCAGCAGTTCGCAAGCATCTTTTTTGTTAAAGTAGTGTTTGATCACATTGAGCAAATTAATGGCTGGACGTTTTATGAAATTCTTTTTATTTACGGAATTGCCGCAACGGGAAGGTCCCTGCATCATATATTCTTTGATAATTTATGGACGCTGGGGTGGCAATATGTAAGGCCGGGGCAGATGGACCGGCTTCTTATCAGGCCGATCAATCCCCTGTTTCATGTATGCGCAGACAGGCTGCAGCAGGATGGACTGGGTCAGCTTGTGATCGGGATACTTATTCTTGCAGCAGCCTTTCCGCAGCTGGATCTGGCATTCGGATTTGCCGATTGGCTGATGCTCGTTGTGATGATTGTTTCAAGCGGTTTGATTTACATTGCCATAAACCTGTTTTTTGCCACATTCTCCTTTTGGATGATCGACAGCCTGCCTATTGTGTACGCTGTTTTTAATCTGAGTGAGTTTGCTAAATACCCGATGACGATCTACAACAAAACCATTCGTGTCTTTTTAACGTGGGTCATTCCGTACGGGTTTACGGCCTTTTATCCGGCGGCATGGTTCCTTGACAGAGAAGGGTATGCTTTTGTCGGGATTCTGTCCCCATTAGTCGGTTTAGTCAGCATAGCTCTTGCCTATGTTTTCTGGCTGTATGGATTGCGGGCTTACGCAAGTACCGGAACGTAA
- a CDS encoding TIGR02206 family membrane protein, which translates to MRGEGVEEYLQYRPGGDKFSLFSAEHIWTLVIISVFILGIMLLKKSWMPHQQPIRLALAAVLFLALITHQIWLLSEHAWSAASALPLHLSDLSVILAFIMLINGSEKLFQFLYFAGIASSVQALLTPDLGTYHFPHFQYLVFFISHGTVILAVLVMLMAFSYKITFRTVWVCVLIVNLYAAIIFAVNKWLGSNYMFLMKKPEGVSLLNVLGKWPWYLIWAELIMIVSFLLLFWMYKRGRLYDQS; encoded by the coding sequence ATGAGAGGTGAGGGCGTGGAAGAGTACCTTCAGTATCGTCCAGGTGGAGACAAATTTAGTCTGTTTTCTGCAGAGCACATATGGACGCTAGTTATCATATCTGTATTTATTCTTGGAATAATGCTGTTAAAAAAGAGCTGGATGCCTCATCAGCAACCCATCAGGCTGGCTCTGGCAGCTGTGCTGTTTCTTGCGCTGATCACTCACCAGATATGGCTGCTGAGTGAACATGCGTGGTCTGCAGCATCTGCCCTGCCTTTGCATTTAAGTGATCTGTCCGTCATACTCGCTTTCATCATGCTCATAAACGGGTCGGAAAAACTCTTCCAGTTTTTATATTTTGCAGGAATTGCAAGCTCTGTGCAGGCTCTATTGACTCCGGACCTCGGCACCTATCATTTTCCGCACTTTCAGTACCTTGTCTTTTTTATCTCGCATGGGACTGTTATTCTGGCGGTGCTGGTCATGCTGATGGCTTTTTCCTATAAAATAACATTCCGGACAGTATGGGTATGCGTTCTGATTGTTAATTTGTATGCTGCCATCATTTTTGCCGTAAACAAGTGGCTGGGGTCAAACTATATGTTCCTTATGAAAAAGCCTGAGGGTGTGTCTTTGCTTAACGTGCTTGGCAAATGGCCGTGGTATTTAATCTGGGCGGAGCTCATCATGATTGTCAGTTTTCTGCTGCTGTTTTGGATGTATAAGAGAGGAAGACTGTATGACCAATCATAA
- a CDS encoding DUF4023 family protein: MENTSNFVNSLQQKQQKDEYNREHQGSSNPGKKKPNKTNK, from the coding sequence GTGGAAAACACATCAAACTTCGTGAACAGCCTGCAGCAAAAACAGCAAAAAGACGAATACAACCGCGAGCACCAGGGCAGCAGCAACCCGGGGAAGAAGAAGCCTAATAAGACGAATAAGTAA
- a CDS encoding YozD family protein, with protein MKEIEVIIDTEEMAEFFYNELTKRGYVPSESELDTIADIAFDYLLEKCIIDEDLEDVD; from the coding sequence GTGAAAGAAATTGAAGTAATCATTGATACCGAAGAAATGGCTGAATTCTTTTACAATGAGCTGACAAAGCGGGGATATGTTCCCTCGGAATCGGAGCTTGATACGATCGCGGATATTGCATTTGATTATCTTCTTGAAAAGTGCATTATTGACGAAGACCTGGAAGACGTTGATTAA
- a CDS encoding DUF2515 family protein: MTFLPLFKKPTIASLMNHAEKKAFKDYLMADQPGPSIVYGEESKIIRNIRAVTASYNLNNVTRTKAYLSFYIKHPEIHWAFLAHMVSRNGGYSMTDLKNSLVSHFLSENERNSLFHFLESANALIFHDAYPQLLLYEESKKSGKSLFRLLPALHVSRFMEPVWAQFYETKQSDLLTLALITNEQQYVEQQLVSKSSDILKSIPYLLQERCGFTNVIFPFKKRGYDQYFSLAGIEIGQFIDPKERISIGKSLYSTLFHPAVFPSALLFAKTFPHSGSREDYWPNLFASDPHQKIYSPKLTDVWNDVSHKYFPWPDWLKDQEMVSGFDCFDKKKTYRDMTKNVKMDLLKMGSMKLLTKPFLKRGM; this comes from the coding sequence ATGACATTCCTCCCCCTTTTTAAAAAACCAACGATCGCATCTCTTATGAATCACGCAGAGAAAAAAGCATTTAAAGATTACTTGATGGCTGATCAGCCAGGTCCATCTATTGTGTACGGTGAAGAATCGAAGATCATCCGGAACATCCGGGCTGTTACGGCATCTTACAACCTGAATAATGTAACGAGGACAAAAGCTTATCTTTCCTTCTATATAAAACATCCGGAGATTCATTGGGCTTTTTTAGCCCACATGGTTTCCCGTAACGGCGGCTACAGCATGACTGATTTGAAAAACAGTCTGGTGAGCCACTTTCTATCCGAAAATGAACGAAACTCTCTGTTTCATTTTCTAGAATCTGCAAATGCCCTGATTTTCCACGATGCTTATCCTCAGCTTCTGCTTTATGAGGAGAGCAAGAAAAGCGGAAAGTCTTTGTTCCGTCTGCTCCCCGCCTTACATGTTTCGAGATTTATGGAGCCAGTCTGGGCGCAGTTTTATGAAACGAAGCAATCGGATTTGCTTACCCTTGCGCTGATTACGAATGAACAGCAGTATGTCGAGCAGCAGCTTGTATCAAAATCATCAGACATATTAAAGTCCATTCCTTATCTGCTTCAAGAAAGGTGCGGTTTTACAAACGTTATTTTCCCCTTTAAAAAAAGAGGGTATGATCAGTATTTTTCACTGGCAGGAATTGAAATAGGACAGTTTATCGATCCGAAAGAAAGAATCAGCATTGGCAAATCCCTTTACAGCACCTTGTTTCATCCTGCGGTTTTCCCGTCAGCTCTTTTATTTGCAAAAACATTTCCCCATTCCGGCTCACGGGAGGATTACTGGCCGAACCTGTTTGCATCTGATCCCCATCAAAAAATATACAGCCCGAAGCTGACAGATGTGTGGAATGATGTATCCCATAAATATTTCCCGTGGCCTGACTGGCTGAAGGATCAGGAGATGGTGTCTGGCTTTGACTGCTTTGATAAGAAGAAAACGTACAGGGACATGACAAAAAACGTAAAAATGGATCTCCTGAAAATGGGGTCGATGAAGCTTCTGACAAAACCATTCTTAAAACGCGGCATGTAA